The genomic stretch ACTTATCAGAAAAAATGCTTTTATCGACAGTCAGCGCACCAACTATAACTGGTGCTTATGTTTTGGATTTATTGGGACATTTTCACAAATAATTGACAGAAAAAAATAAAAGGAATTCATATCTATCTAAACAAATACAATTCCATCAATTATAAATTTATTAGTTCCGTTGCCATTTCAATGACTTGTTTTTATTTTCAATCATGACTTCCTTTAATAGTTCTTTATCTTTAGGATATAATTTTAATGGTTTACTATGTATAATTTTCGATCTTACTCCCCTGAATATAAAATGAATCAATTTAATTTTCTGTTCTAAATACCCTGTCATACAAATCTTCTCCATAACTAGTTTTCAAGGGTTCACCTTCGATTGTTTTAAAAGTTCGTCCGCCGTCGGTTTGTCTTTCAGCTCGCAGAAAAATAGCGTTATCCATTTTTCTATCATAAAAACTATGTGCAAAATCATATAAATGAGTAACGAAAAAAACTTTGATATTTTTTTCTAATAATGCAGAAGTTATCTGCCGAGCTATCTCTGAACCTTCTCTTTCGTTTGTAGCAGCAAATGATTCATTAAACAGCAATATCGAATTTGACGTTATCGTATCCACTATATCACTCATTCTACCGAGTTCTTCATCAAGTTTCCCACTTTTCATAGTAACATCTTCTTCACGTCTATAGTGAGTAAAAATGCCCTTACAGATATTAGAACAGTACAACTCTGCTGGTACAAACATACCACATTGCATCATTAGTTGTGATAACCCAATACTTCGCAAAAAAGTCGATTTCCCACCTTGATTGGCACCAGTTATCATAATTAGTTCCTTATCATCTGCATTTAAATCATTACCCACAATTTTTTGTTTCATTGTTAAAGCCAGGCAAACATCGTATAATCCATTAAAGGAATGTACACGTTCATTGGGAGCTACTGGCAATGGAAACGTAATTGGCTCTCCGATTTGAGCAAGTTGTTCATTCAAATTCAAACAACCTACATAAAATGCCAATTCATTTCGTAGCATGTTAAAGAAACTCAGAATATGATCTGTGGATTGGGCGAGTGCATTGGCTACAAGATTAACCCCTCTGTCCCTTAATTCTGACAAAGCCTTGATACCACTTTCATCACGATTACCAATAGAAAAAGAGTACATAGGCGGTTTTGGTGAAAAGACCCGCTTCATCCAACTATGGGATTTGTCTTGTGGCTTGCGTAGTATATAACCGGTACCCTCATTTCCTTTTCCCAATTTAGCACTGATTAAAACTCCTTCGCGAAATTTTAGTTCCCTTAGATGACTTTGTAAACTATTAAGGTATTCATCATCAATTTCCTTTTTTATCATATCAAAGAATGCTGTAAAACCTTCGGACTCAAATTGATTGACAGTTTTGTCAGCAATGCTTTTAAGCTTTTTCAGCATTTCCATGAGCATTTGTAACATTCCAATTGAACTATGGAGTATTGAATTAGGGTAATAGCTAAAAATTCCATAGTAATGCCTTTTCCTAGTATCCGTTGATTCTATCGCTATGTCGTATATGTCTCTTACAACATAAGAATTTTCCAAACAATCCTTAAGAATATTTTGTCTATAAAGTATTGCCTCAAGGTCATTTAAACTTAACAAAGCAACTTTTTTTGCTACTTCGAATAAAAAATCATCACCGAGTGCCATGGCATTAAACAACGTATTTAGTTCTAGGTCTTGTGTCAGTGCTTGTTCATTAGATGGTAATTGCTGCTCCAAATCAAAGTCCTGTTCTTTATACATAAGAAAAGCTTTCATTATTTTATGCGCTCCTTTAAACATTCATATGTAACATGGTGTTTTTTAGCAATTGATATTGCGTAGGAAAGTCCGTCAGCACGACTTCTTACAATTTTATAGGTTCTCACTTCCGGTCTTTCTGGAACTATTGTACTGACCAAACTTACAGTTTTATCACTAAAAGAAGCCAATTCATCTATAAAAGTTACGCAAACACACAGCAAGTCCAATTGCACTATTTTTTCCATTATTCTTTTGCCCAAAAGAATAGCGTCTTTTAATGTTGTAGAAGTAAAAATTTCATTCATTATAATGATACTATTGGGTGTGGCTTGCTTTAAAATATCATAAATTCTGATTAAATCATCTTGTAGTTTTCCATTTAGATTTGTAATGTTTTCCTCTTTTTCGAAATGTGTAAACAGTTTGTCGAACAAGAAGAGTTGCGCTTCTCTACCAGGTACGGCGCAACCTATACTGGCTAGATAATGTAACTGACCAAATGTACGAGCAAAGGTTGTCTTCCCTCCCTGATTAGGTCCAGAAACTACAAATATTCGCTCCTGGTCTTTCAGATAAAAATCATTGTATACAATTGGCAAACTTTGAGTAATGAGTTTATTAGCAAGAGCTAAATCAAATCCTGCATAATTATAAACTTCTTTATTTTCATCAAACATCTGAGGATAACAGAATTTCAATCCCTCCCTTTTGAATTTCGAAATATACTCTAAATAGGCAACATAAAATTGTATTTCCCTATCAAAAATACTCGTGGTTTCATCAAGATAATTGCTATTTTTCTCGCAATAATTATCAAGCCTTAAAAATATATCCGGATACAATTTAGCTACTAGATCAAGTATTCCTGCTTCAACATGGTTCATGCCCGAACGAGGAGAAAACTTAACCTTGTAATCTTTTACCGCACCTAGTTTAAATTTTTCAAAGGTTTGCACCACATCTATACTATAATCAATCTCTTCTTCATATTTTCGAACCTTGATACAAGTTCCTTTTATAAGAATGCAATACTTTACAGTCGATAAATCTGTTCTTAGCTTATTTGTTTCCATCTGAAGTGTAGTAAAATTAATGGATTCAGCATAGTTCCTCATATAGTCACGAAAGGCCAGTAGACCTCGAGATTTTAATTCTGTTAAGCTTAAATCATTTACGAGACAATTTATAGCCTCACAATAAATTTCCACCGCCTCCAAAAACCATCCTTCCTTATGATATTTGTAATTGAGCTTATCTACAATATCAGCATATCGTCGCATTTCTTTTATTTTTTGCGCAAATGATTTAATACTATTAAATAAAGATTCATTTTCAAGATCTCGCATAATTTCTTGGCGATATTTGATTGTTTCAACACTATTCAAGGCAGTGTAAAAAAAAGGTTTCAGATTATATTCTTGTTTCCTATCTGTAATAGCGTTAATAATCTGATCAAGATTTAAATTAACAAAAAAATCAGGTTCTTGAAGAGTTTCGGATATTATTCTGTTTTCATTTTTTTCAAATAGTACGCTGTGGAAAGTCATAGGTATAACAACACCTCTCATTCATATAATATGCTAATAAAATTCAGTCCTAACACTACGCTTACACTGGTCAATGTTACAAAGCTTCCGCATTCGATTAAACCAGCAAACAACTACTACAATAACCTTACACGTCGAAAAAGTCTCCTCTGGAATAGACGCACAAAAAAGCTGACAACATCTACGGTTTTCACGTAGAAGCCATCAGCTGTCATCAGCATTTCGGATTTTCCAAAGGGGAGCTTCATCCCTTTGAAGTAGTATACCATTATTTTTTAATGTCTGCAATAATAAATTGGTCAGTTTAATTCTTAGATTCCATCTGTTCTTTCCCATATTTGATAACATGAACATCTGTCACCATCATCAAACCTTCATTAACCATCTCTTTTGCAACTGAAACTGCTTTTTCAATTCTTTCTGGTATGTCAATTACTTCAACGATAATAGGTAAGCTCAAACTCAAATCCAATATTCTAGTTGAATGCAACCTTCCATTTTGTCCATACCCCTCAATTCCCCTTGTTACTGTGACACCGGCTATACCCATTTCTTTAAATTTTAGTACTAATGCATGGTAAAGATTGTGTCCTTTGTGCCTAGAATCTTCACTAATGTAAATCTTTAAAATTTTGCAATCATCACTTAAATTCATGTTTATCCACCCCTTTATAATAATTAATCAACCTGAAGAAATATCCTCTAGATGTATAGCATAACTAACATCTAATCATAAAAATTTAACGAATGTGGCGATTCAGTATCATTGACTAAATTTTACCCCAAAAACATATCCAATGATACCCAATATTAAACTTCCACCTATATATGTAAAGGCATTTAATTTTTCGTTTTCTTGAAACAAATTAAATCCTTCATACATAAATGTAGAAAAGGTTGTAAAACCTCCTAAAAATCCGTCTGTTAACATTAAAGTTACATTCTGGGTGAGTCTTTGATTGCTTACTATTCCTAGCAAGAACGCTCCCATAATATTTATAATAAAAGTTCCTATTGGAAATGTTGTGTTAGTTTTTTCTGAAATCATCTTACCTAAAGCATATCTAGATACGCTTCCTAACGCACCGCCAATACATATGAATACATATTGCATTTATATCTCCTTCTTATTCTAAATTACCTTTTCTAAGCATTTTGGCAACCGCTTCTCGTGCAAGGATAACACCCAAATATGCAAATGCTAGTCCTAAAAAAGTGGAAATCGTAATATAGGAAATAGCCGAAAAATAATATCCTTCATTGATCAAGCCCACCGTTTCTTTACATAATGATGAAAAGGTTGTATACGCTCCTAAAAACCCTGTTGTGATGCCCATTCTCAAATCGGCATCAAATTCCCAAATCTCAAACGCAATTGTTAGGAATAAAGCTAGTAATAGGCTTCCACTTATATTAATTATTAAAGTATTTAATGGAATGTTTTCTCTGTAACTTATTATATCGTAACCTTTAATTAAAAATCTAAGCAGCGCACCTAAGGCTCCACCTATACCAATATAAAAATACTTACTTATATTAATCATCTCCTAATTCAAAAAAATAATAACCCCAACAAAAACATATAGCCCTTGTAGGAGTCATTAGCAATCAGCACTTAAAGGCGAACTCCATCGCCTAATAACATACATCAAGTATTCTAACATAGCTTTTCAATTATTGCCATATTTATTTTAACCTTTAAAAAATCGTTTTATCAACTAACTAGTTTAAAAAACATTGACAAAGCAAATAATATCGATTAATTTAAATATATAAGTTAATACTCCAAGGTGATGATGTCCACCTTAATTATCTCATTAGAGATTGATGACTTCTGCATAATAGGCAGAGGTTTTTTTATTTATATGAACGAATTGTTGAAAATTTACGAGCTTCTACTTCTAAAGCGGAACTATTAAATCTCAAAGAAGAAGACATGTTCAACGATGACTGTTTTAATCATCTAAATTATAAATTTAAAAATTATGCAAAACAAAGTAAACTTGGCAATAACACAATACTAGCTACGGTATTTCAACCACCAATGGCAAATAAATTTTTCATATTATTCAATAGAATTATTACAACATCCCATGTACATATTTTAACCAATACTGAGCTAGTTATCATTGAAGAAGATAATAAAAAAAATAATAGAAAGGTCAATTATGGAGGAATATGGACATTTATACCCTTAAATAAAATTTCTAAAATAATGTTTCATGAGAATTCTACTGACGGCAAACTGATTCTATCTGTTTTCCAAGCAGATAAATTCCACATTGACTCGATATATTCAATTGAATACAAAGAAAATCTAATGTCTTTTGTAAAAACATTCAATGAAATGCAAAATGAGTAATCATTCCTTTAAAACTTATTTTGAGACTCAATTTGTAAGAGACCTTCTTTTCTCCAAAGGCCACCAGCGTAACCAACCATTTTGTTGTTTGCCCCAATAACTCTATGACAAGGCACTATAATAGCTAGCTTATTTTTATTATTTGCACCACCAACTGCCCTAGAAGCTTTTGGGTTACCGACCTTTTGAGCGATATATCCGTAGGATACTGTTTTACCATAAGGAATTTCTGTGAGAGCTTTCCAGACTGCTATTTGAAAGTCGGTACCTGATAATTTATATTTTACATCAAAAATGTTTCTTTTGCCTTCAAAAAACTCTGAGAACTCGGTCTTAGCTTGTTGAATGATTGGTATATCGCTTTCTTCATAAGTAGAATCATCAACAAAGGAGACGCTAATAAGTGCATCTTCACAAGCTTCAATTTCTATATTCCCCATTGGTGATGATAAATAGCCATA from Firmicutes bacterium HGW-Firmicutes-1 encodes the following:
- a CDS encoding DNA mismatch repair protein MutS; this translates as MKAFLMYKEQDFDLEQQLPSNEQALTQDLELNTLFNAMALGDDFLFEVAKKVALLSLNDLEAILYRQNILKDCLENSYVVRDIYDIAIESTDTRKRHYYGIFSYYPNSILHSSIGMLQMLMEMLKKLKSIADKTVNQFESEGFTAFFDMIKKEIDDEYLNSLQSHLRELKFREGVLISAKLGKGNEGTGYILRKPQDKSHSWMKRVFSPKPPMYSFSIGNRDESGIKALSELRDRGVNLVANALAQSTDHILSFFNMLRNELAFYVGCLNLNEQLAQIGEPITFPLPVAPNERVHSFNGLYDVCLALTMKQKIVGNDLNADDKELIMITGANQGGKSTFLRSIGLSQLMMQCGMFVPAELYCSNICKGIFTHYRREEDVTMKSGKLDEELGRMSDIVDTITSNSILLFNESFAATNEREGSEIARQITSALLEKNIKVFFVTHLYDFAHSFYDRKMDNAIFLRAERQTDGGRTFKTIEGEPLKTSYGEDLYDRVFRTEN
- a CDS encoding DNA mismatch repair protein MutS; the protein is MTFHSVLFEKNENRIISETLQEPDFFVNLNLDQIINAITDRKQEYNLKPFFYTALNSVETIKYRQEIMRDLENESLFNSIKSFAQKIKEMRRYADIVDKLNYKYHKEGWFLEAVEIYCEAINCLVNDLSLTELKSRGLLAFRDYMRNYAESINFTTLQMETNKLRTDLSTVKYCILIKGTCIKVRKYEEEIDYSIDVVQTFEKFKLGAVKDYKVKFSPRSGMNHVEAGILDLVAKLYPDIFLRLDNYCEKNSNYLDETTSIFDREIQFYVAYLEYISKFKREGLKFCYPQMFDENKEVYNYAGFDLALANKLITQSLPIVYNDFYLKDQERIFVVSGPNQGGKTTFARTFGQLHYLASIGCAVPGREAQLFLFDKLFTHFEKEENITNLNGKLQDDLIRIYDILKQATPNSIIIMNEIFTSTTLKDAILLGKRIMEKIVQLDLLCVCVTFIDELASFSDKTVSLVSTIVPERPEVRTYKIVRSRADGLSYAISIAKKHHVTYECLKERIK
- a CDS encoding fluoride efflux transporter CrcB; the protein is MQYVFICIGGALGSVSRYALGKMISEKTNTTFPIGTFIINIMGAFLLGIVSNQRLTQNVTLMLTDGFLGGFTTFSTFMYEGFNLFQENEKLNAFTYIGGSLILGIIGYVFGVKFSQ
- the crcB gene encoding fluoride efflux transporter CrcB yields the protein MSKYFYIGIGGALGALLRFLIKGYDIISYRENIPLNTLIINISGSLLLALFLTIAFEIWEFDADLRMGITTGFLGAYTTFSSLCKETVGLINEGYYFSAISYITISTFLGLAFAYLGVILAREAVAKMLRKGNLE
- a CDS encoding cysteine methyltransferase → MFYGYLSSPMGNIEIEACEDALISVSFVDDSTYEESDIPIIQQAKTEFSEFFEGKRNIFDVKYKLSGTDFQIAVWKALTEIPYGKTVSYGYIAQKVGNPKASRAVGGANNKNKLAIIVPCHRVIGANNKMVGYAGGLWRKEGLLQIESQNKF